TCTTGATCCATGAATCCATCTTTGATTTCCAATTGCGGAAGTGCAAAAATCAAAATATCTAAGATATTGTGGAACTGCATCATTGGTTCCATCAAGATTTCTTTTAAAATTTGGAAATCGCGGTGATATCCACTTGGCAAGTTATTGATTGTAAGCATCACATCGGTTGGCAAAGCTTGGATTCTATTGCAATGTGCACGCGTAAGCTCAAACACATCTGGATTCTTTTTGTGTGGCATGATAGAAGAACCAGTTGTCATTTCGTTTGGCAATTTCACAAATCCCATATCTTGCGAGTTGTACATTACCAAATCATACGAAAGTTTTGACAAAGTTCCGCAAAGCATCGCAAGGGCAAAAGCTACTGCTTTTTCTGTTTTTCCGCGAAGCATTTGCGCCCCTACAGATGAAACCGCCATGTAATTAAAGCCCATTTCTTCGGTAGTTTGCGCGCGGTTGATTGGGAAACTTGTTCCAAATCCAGCACCAGAACCCAGTGGGTTTTGGTCTGCCACATGATGTGCCGCTTTCACAAAAGCTAAATCCGATAATAAATTTTCTGCATACGCAGAAAACCACATTCCAAAACTGCTTGGCATCGCTGCTTGGAAGTGTGTGTAGCCTGGCAACAAATCATTTTTGTGCTCTTCGGCTTTTTCGAGCATAATCTCGATTAATTTTTTCACTTTTTCGGTGATTTCTTTCAAGTATTCTTTGTGGAATAATTGAATCGCCACCAAAACTTGGTCGTTGCGCGAGCGTGCGGTGTGAATTTTCTTTCCCGCATCACCACATTTTTTAATCAATTCGGCTTCGATTTTTGAGTGCATATCCTCAAAATTCTCATCGATTACGAATTTCCCCTCGGCTTCTTCTTTCAACAACTCGTCGAGAGCTTTTTGCAAGGCTTGGTTTTCTTCATCGCTCAACAGCCCTACTTTTGCAAGCATATTAGCCTGAGCTTTAGAGGCTAGCATATCGTATTTTGCCAATACTAAATCTAGCTCTCGGTCTTTTCCTACGGTAAAGTTTTCGATTTGTTTGTCAACGGAGAATCCCTTGTCCCAAAGTTTCATAAATGTATATTTTTTAGAAGTTTGCCAAATATAATGACTTCTGGCAGCTTTTTAAAATTTTCTTTTCAACGGGTTGTTAATTCTTACCAAGACTATTGAGTGCTTTTATTTCGATTATAATTGATTATTAATCTAATGGTAGAAATAATTGCTCCCACAATTAAAAACCACATCAATATATTACCACCCACGAATGGACTAATCGTAAAAAAGTTTGTCATAGAAAGCACACTCAAAGTCACACCAAAAACACACGCAATCGTGAAGATAACAACTTGACTAAAAGTAGGATTTTGAAACCAATTTGATTTTTTCATTTTTTTTATTTTAGATTAATATTTAATTAGCACCCTTCCAAATATAATGATTTTTGGCATATTTTTCAATTTTCCTTTATGGTGGTAATGTTAATCTTTATTTTTTGTAAAAATAAAAAAGCCACGAATAATCTCATGGCTTTCAAATCATTAAGCAGGTTTTGTAGGTCGCACCTCGATTTTACTTGGAAGCGTTCTTGGATTCATTTGCAATAAATCCCAAACGATTTGCCCGATGTCTTCTGGCTGAATTTTCCAAGCATCTGCCTCGCTCGGCGTATGATTGTTGAACTCTGTAGCCACAGAACCTGGCATGATGGTGCTCACCTTGATATCATATTTTCTTAAATCCAGCATCGCTGCCTGCGTAAACCCTACGACACCAAATTTACTTGCATTGTACCCAGAAGCGGTCGCAAAAAAGTTAGTTCCTGCCAAACTTGCCAAACTGATGTAGTACCCTTTTGATTTCTTAAGCGCATCCACACTTGCTTTTAGCGTATGAAAAGCACCATTCAAATTGGTATTAATCATTTGGTGCCATTGATCTGGCGTGAGCTCATCTACGGGAGCAAAGTGCCCTACGCCGGCGTTTGCCAAAACAACATCCAACTGACCAAATTTAGCCAAAATCGCTTTTACGGCATTTTCTTCATTTTCTAATGACGATACATCTGAACTTAAACCCAAAACACGAGATTCGTCTGAGCTTAACTTTTGGGCTGCAGCTTGCGCGTCTTCCAATTTTCTACCTGAAATTGCTACACGCATTCCATTATCTACTAATAATTTAGCCACACCAAATCCGATTCCTTTGGTTCCGCCTGTGATATAGGCTACTTTGTCTTTCATTTGCATATTTTAATCATTTTATTTTCGATTGCTATGATTGCAAAGATTGTTCCTAAGATTTTTAGCTCTATTTCTATTTAGACAAAATCCATATTTTGAGTATTTTTTTAAATAGCCCAACTAAAAACGATGTCTTTCCTAATTCATTAGTAAATTGCTAAAAATTGAATTTTACCAAAAATGAAAGTCGCATTATTCATTCCATGTTATATAGACGCGGTGTATCCCGAAGTGGGCATCGCAACACTTGAACTTTTAGAAAAATTAGGCGTAGAAGTAGAATATCCGCTCAACCAAACTTGCTGTGGGCAGCCCATGGGCAACGAAGGTGAAAGTGCCAAGAAAACAGAAGAGAATTTCTGCAAAAACTTTGCGGGCTACGACACCATCGTGTGCCCTGCAGGGAGCTGTGTAAAACATGTGCGCGAGCATATGCATTCGGTGGAGCAAACGCCCGAAGTAAAGAAAATCAGACAAAACACCTACGAGCTTGTGGAATTCATTCACGATGTGTTGGGGATTAAAGATTTTTCGTCGGTTTCGTTCCCGCATACGATTGCCATTCACAATTCGTGCAGTGCAATTCGTGGGCTACACTTGACCTCTCGCTCTGAATGGCAAGAGCCTCGTTTCAATAAAACAGAAACTTTGCTTGCTAGGGTAAAAGACATTAACATTATTCATATCGACCGCCCCGATGAATGTTGTGGTTTTGGGGGAACTTTCTGTGCGACAGATCCTACGGTATCGGGTAAAATGGGTAGCGACAAAATTGCCGACTACACTCGCCACAATGTGGAATATGTGGTATCTCCCGATATGTCTTGCATGATGCACCAGAGTGGTGTGGCGAGCCGAGAAAAATCTGAATTAAAGTTTGTACACATCGCACAAGTTTTAAACGAAGGTCCTTTTTAAAAAATTAGAAATTATGAGCCAAGAAAAAGTAGATATTGTAAAGAATTCCGCCGAATTCATCAATCAAGATAATATTCACGAGCCTATGCACGACCGTGTACTCTGGGCATCTCGCATGAAACGCGACAAAGTGGCGAGCGAAATCCCTGAATGGGAACAATTACGCGATTTGGCTTCGCAAATCAAGGAGCACACGCTTTCTCACCTCGACCAGTATGTGTTGCAATTTGCAGAAAATGCCGAGAAAAAAGGAATTATTGTGCATTGGGCTAAAGATGGCGATGAACATAACCAAATCGTTTTAGATATTATTCAAAAAAATAATCGTTCGCGATTGATTAAAAGTAAATCGATGTTGCAAGAAGAATGTGGCATGACACCTTTTTTGGAACAACACGGCATAGAAGTCGTGGAGTCCGACCTTGGCGAACGAATTCAGCAACTTTCTCAAGAACGACCAAGCCATATCGTGGTGCCTGCCGTGCACAAAACTGTGGAAGATGTGTCTAAACTTTTTGCCGAAAAGATTGGAACAGATCCCAACAACAACGATGCGGTAAAACTCACCGAAGCGATGCGACAAAACGCTCGTCCTAAATTTTTAAAAGCCGATGTCGGAATGACGGGTGCTAATTTCGCCATCGCCGAAACGGGAACTTTTGTGGTCTGCACCAACGAAGGAAACGCAGACCTCACCGCTAGTTTGCCTAATCTGCACATCGCAAGTATTGGGATAGAGAAAATCATTCCTCGCGTAGAAGACATGGGCGTATTCATTCGTTTGCTTTCTCGTAGTGCGTTGGGAACACCCGCTACGCAATACACTTCGCATTTTTCCGCGCCACGAGACGGTGCCGAAATGCACATCGTGCTGGTAGACAATGGGCGCTCAAAAAGATTAGGAAACGATGATTTCTGGAAAGCTTTGAAATGCATCCGTTGTGGCGCTTGTATGAACACTTGCCCTGTGTATCGTAGAAGTGGTGGTTTGGCTTATGGTGCCACTTATTCAGGGCCAATCGGTATTATTCTCGACCCGAGCTATGACGAAGAAAAATACTCCGAACTGCCCTTTCACTCCTCGCTCTGTGGCTCTTGTACCGAGGTTTGCCCCGTGCATATCAACATTTCCGACCAAATTATGAAATGGCGCCAAGTGATGGTGCGCCACAAGCATATGCCTTGGGCAAGGCGCAAAATGTTTGACGCTGCCGACCAAGTGTTAGGCTCGCCCAAGCTCTTCCGCACCGCCGAAAAAGTGGGGCATTATGCCGAGAAATTTGCCCCCGATGCGCTGATTTACTTCAAGGCAAACGGCTATGGCGAGTTCCACGATATGCCCGAAATTAAAAAACAAACTTTCCGCGATTGGTATTTAAAGAACCGGAAGGAGTGATTTAAATTAATTCTCGAACTTTACCCCCACAAAAAAATCAAAAACAATGACAATTGAACTGCTATACAAACTCGTAACTGTGCTGGTGGCCTTAGAGTGTTTCTACATTATGTATTTGGAAACTTTTGCCACTACCTCCCACCAAACGGCTAAGGTTTTTGGCATTTCGCCCGAAAAATTGGCGCAAAAGGAGGTGCAAAACCTCTTTAAAAACCAAGGTATCTACAACGGATTGCTGGGCGTGGGCTTGCTCTATGGGCTCTATTTTCAGCCGGCTCTCATTCCCGTGATTTTTGCCTACATCGCGCTGGTGGCAAGCTACGGCGCCCTCACGGTGCACCCCAAAATCCTGCTGACCCAAGGCGGACTGCCTATCATTGGGCTGGTGCTTGGGTTGTTTTAGGCGGATATATCTTTTTCCAGATAGAAACGAATTGCCAGCGGGGCTACCCGCCCGTTTCCGTGTGGAAATTTGTCCAAAATCTCCGTTTTGCGCCTTTTCCAAGTGGAAATTTGTGTAAAACCGCCGTTTTGCGCCCGTGGAGTTTTGTTGTTGGGGCAAAAACCTTAGAACGATAGCAATTGCTCCCGATAATACTCATACTGCTTCTGCCGTAGGGCGATTTCTTTGGGCAAACCCTACTCTATTTAAAATGGCAGAAAAAATGGGACATTATGGCGAAAAATTCACGCCAAACGCTTTGATTTATCTAAAAGCAAATGGCTACGGACAATTTCACGATATGCCTAAAGTGAAAAAAGAAACCTTTAGAGATTGGTATTTAAAAAATAGAAAAGAGAAGTAATTAAAAAGAACTATTTTAAGTTCAGAAATATTAATTTTCTGAATTATTTAAATATCTCAAATAAAAAATCACCACCATGACAACCAAAGAAAAAATATTAAACGACATAAGACAAAATCTCCCTAAAAGAGAGAAAGTAGCGCATCCTGAAATTCCTACTTTTGAAAAAGAAGGTGTAGACTTGCTTGCTACTTTTAAAAAGAATCTGGAAATCGCAGCGGGAAAATGGCACGAAGTCAATTCGATAGAAGAGGCGCAAGAAATCGTAAAAAATGAATTTCCAGATGCAAAAGTGATTTGTTCGGTGACCGATGAATGGCAAGGCAACAAGCCCGTGGGCAGTATCGACCACCCGCAAGATTTAGCCGATGTAGATTTAGGCATTATTCGAGCTGAGTTTGGCGTGGCTGAAATGGGAATGGTTTGGCTTACCGAAAAAGATTTAAAAGTGAATGCCATTGGATTTTTATCTCAGCATTTAATCATCTTGCTCGACCCAAATAAACTCACCGAAAACATGCACACTGCCTACCATAAACTGGATTTAATGGGCATTAAATACGGAAACTTTATGATGGGGCCTTCTGCCACTGCCGACATCCAAGCGACCTTGGTACACGGCGCCCAAGGAGCACGAAGCCTCACCGTCTTCTTTTTACCCGAGGCTTAAAATCACAAAAAAACGCAAGAAATATAAATTCTTGCGTTTTTTATGTTTAAAAAATGCTTTAAAATAGCAATTTGTACAAATCTCCAATATTGCCGAGCATTTCTACTCTAATGTTGAAATTTGAGGTATTGACTTTATTGTATTTAGAAATAAAAATCACATCATATCCTAATTTTTCGGCTTCGGAAATACGCTGATCGACACGACTAACTGGTCTAATTTCTCCACTCAATCCTACTTCTGCAGCAAAACAACAATTATCTGGCAATGTTTCGTTTTCATAAGACGATAAAATCGCACAAACCACTGCTAAATCTATCGCAGGATCATCTACACGGATTCCACCCGTGATGTTCAAAAATACATCTTTAGCTCCCAATTGAAAACCTGCTCTTTTTTCTAGCACCGCCAAAAGCATATTAAGTCTTTTAATATCATAGCCCGTAGTGGAGCGTTGTGGCGTGCCATACACCGCCGTGCTCACCAAGGCTTGAATCTCAATTAACATCGGTCGCATGCCCTCCATGGTAGATGCCACGGCATTTCCGCTGAGCGGCTGGTCTTTTGCCGAAATCAAAACTTCGCTCGGGTTGCTCACCTCTCGCAATCCCACACCTTGCATTTCATAGATTCCTAATTCTGCCGTAGAGCCAAATCGGTTTTTCTGCGCACGCAATAATCTGTAAATATGATTTCTTTCACCCTCAAATTGCAACACCACATCCACCATGTGCTCCAGTATTTTAGGTCCTGCAATGTTTCCTTCTTTGGTAATATGCCCCACCAAAATCACGGGCGTATTGGTTTGCTTGGCAAAACGAATGAGCTCTGCAGTGCATTCTCTGATTTGCGAAACACTCCCTGGCGAAGATTCCACCAATTGCGTCTGCAATGTCTGAATTGAATCTATAATTAAAACATTGGGCTGAATTTCTTTGGCTTGTTTAAAGATTTTTTGCGTCTGTGTTTCGGTCAAAACAAAGCAAGAATCTGTCCCAATCCCTATGCGCTCGGCACGGAGTTTAATTTGCGTGGCACTTTCCTCTCCCGAAACATACAAAACCTTTAAATGATTTAGGCTTAAAGCCACTTGCAGCAAAAGCGTAGATTTCCCAATGCCTGGCTCTCCGCCCAAAAGCACCACAGAACCTAACACCAATCCTCCGCCCAAAACTCTATCGAGCTCGGCATTTTTGGTAGTAATTCTGGCTTCGTTGGTCTTAGGAATATCATGAATATTAAACAAAACGGGCGTTTTTACGCTATCGTCTTTCCATGGTGTGGCGGGTTCATTTTTCTCCACGACTTCTTCTACAATGGTATTCCACTCTCCACAAGCGTTACATTTCCCAAGCCACTGCGCGTGGCGTGTCCCACAATTCTGACAATAAAAAACGGTTTTAGCTTTAGCCATAAATTTAATTAAAGATTACAATAAAATTTCTCTCTTGCTGCACAGCGTATTGGTACAAAGGTACGCCATTTGTGGCAGAATTTATAGGCATACCTGTATTGAGCATCCATTCGGCACCATTTTCTGGACAAACCACTTTTATATCATCCACCACTTCTAGCGTAGATTTAGCCGTGGGGCAAATCTGTGGTGCGTTTCGGTCATAAGCCAAAAATCTTGTCCCCGTATTTACGATAATTAAACCTCTTCCTCCATTGGTGCCATCGGGGTTTAAAACTACATAACCCATTGGGCTTTGCAACGGAATTAATTGCGGCGTATTGAGTGAGTAGCGAGCATTTACATACGAGCGCGGCATACAATTAGAACGCCCTTGATCGCTACTACACGACAAAACACAAATCATTATAAAAGAAACGATTATCTGTTTTAAAAGATTTTTATTCAAAATTTTAAACTTGTACATTTCGTAAATGTTTTTTATATTTGCTTTTTACAACATAGTTCCGCACTGCAATGGTGTGGAGTTATGTTTTTTATTTTTTTATAATTAAATCAAAGATATGGCAAATTTACAATATGTAACCAAAGAAGGTTTGGATAAATTACGCGAAGAGCTAAAATATCTAGAAAGTGTTGAAAGACCAAGAATTTCTCAACAAATTGCCGAGGCTAGAGATAAAGGTGATTTGTCTGAAAATGCTGAATACGATGCAGCTAAAGAAGCACAAGGATTGCTAGAATCTAAAATTTCTAAATTGCAAGACCAAGTGGCCAATGCTCGTGTAATAGATAAATCTCAATTAGATTCCTCCAAGGTTTCCATCCTCTCTACCGTGAAAATCAAAAACTTGGCAAACGGACAAGAGATGAAATATACACTTGTTCCTGAAACTGAGGCTGACTTAAAAGCGGGAAAAATTGCAGTAAGCACCCCAATTGCCAAAGGTTTATTAGGCAAAGAATTGGGCGAAAAAGCTGAAATCAAGTTACCAAATGGTAATGTTTTAAATTTTGAAATCACTGAATTAAGTTTAGGAGAAGAATAAAATGGCTAGTATTTTCACCAAAATCATCAATGGAGAAATTCCTGCTTATAAAATCGCTGAAAACGAAGATTATATTGCGTTTTTAGACGCATTCCCTATTGCTAAAGGTCACACGCTTGTGGTTCCAAAACAAGAAACCGACCGAATTTGGGATTTATCTCCAGAGCAATTCAATGGCTTAATGGCTTTTGCTTACAAAGTGGCTCATGCTATCGAGAAAAGCATCGATTGCAATCGTGTGGGCGTTTCTGTCATGGGGCTAGAAGTACCACACGCACATGTGCACCTCGTGCCAATGAATGACATGGGCGAAATGAATTTTGCCAATAAGATTGATATTTCCAAAGAAGAAATGGAAGAAATCAGAGCAAATATTGCTAGCAATATTTAAACGATTTAGTTTTCATGATAAAATGTTTTTAGAAGTAAAAAGGGCTAAAATTAAGTTTTTAGCCCTTTTTTTATTTATAAATCATTTTCTTGTAGCAGTTTCTCTAAGCTAACTTTCCAATCTGGGATTTCCTGCTCAAAGGTTTCTTTAAAACTAGACAAATCCAGTACAGAATATTTCGGGCGCAGAGCCACAGTAGGAAACGCCGTAGAATCTACGGGATGAATCGTGATAGAACTTTGCGAAAGCTCCCTAATTGCAGAAGCAAAATCGAACCAAGAAATCTCTCCCTCATTGGTAAAATGATAAATTCCCGATTTTAAACGATTTTTTTCTAAAATTGATAGAATCGCTAAAGCTAAATCATTCGCATTAGTAGGTGCCCCAATTTGATCATTCACCACAGAAAGCTCATCTTTTTCGCGGAATAATCTCAACATTGTTTTCACGAAGTTTTTGCCAAACTCGCTATACACCCAAGCTGTGCGGATCACAATTGTTTGGGGATTATGGGCAAAAGCTAGCTCCTCTCCTGCTAATTTGGTTTTACCATAAATATTGAGCGGATTTGTTTTTTCATCTGGCAATATAGGCGTAGAAAAATCTCCATCAAAAACATAATCCGTAGAAATATGAATGAACCACGCATCTTGCAAACGAGCTGCTTCGGCTAAATAGCCCACGGCATCGGCATTTACTTTTCGTGCGATTTCTTGCTCTGTTTCAGCCAAATCCACTGTGGTATAGGCGGCACAATTAATCACAAAATCAAATGTATTTTGCGCAAAAAATTCTTTCACCGCCTCGGGGTTAGTAATGTCTAAAGTAGCGACATCGGTAAAAGTAAATTTAAAATCGGGATAGTTCGATGCTATTTTTTGAATACAACTTCCTAATTGTCCGTTTCCTCCTGTAACTAAAACTTGTTTCATAAAACAAATTTACTTTTAATTATGGAAAGAAAACTGAAAAATATCTAAAAATCGATTTTTCAGACATAAAAAAATCTCTAAAACTTTTGTCTTAGAGATTTTTGGAGGTTTCGAGCGGATTCGAACCGCTGTAGAAGGTTTTGCAGACCTCTGCCTAGCCACTCGGCCACGAAACCATTTTTTGGGTTGGGAGTGCAAATATAATCAAATATTTTGATTTAGCACAATTTTATTGTTTTTTTCCTCGTTTAAAAAGAAAATCTTTCTCCTCTTTAGTCAAACTATTGTAACCTGAACGGGAAATTTTCTCCAAAATTTCATCGATATTTTTCTCTTGCTCGGCTTTCCAATCTTGGTATTCGTAGTCATCTCTCGGAGGGGTTTGGCTTTCAGCTTTAGGATTTTTATTCATTTTTAAATGACTCTTTTTGCTGAATAATCCATTTAATTTATCTGCCAAACCACCAAAAATATCTTTTCCTTTTTCAAATTGCTTCATATACAAATATCCAAACAAAGCACCACCAATATGAGAAACATTTCCGCCTAAATTATTCATACTTAATAAAAAACCAAGTGCAATCAAACCTAATGCGACATGTAATAATTTCACTGGCGATTGCACAAACGGCAACCTCATCTCTAAATTAGGCTGATATGCCACCATGGCAAAAAACACGGCGTAGATTGCTGCACTTGCTCCGATTAATCTAGAATCTTCGAATGTGTAAAAATTAAATAAGAGAAGATAAAAAATCCCTCCAACAATTCCTCCAACAAAATAGAAGATTTTAAACGATTTTTCTCCAAAATATTTAAAGTAAAACTCTGAGACAAAATACAACATCAACATGTTAAACAATAAATGAATTACATCATGGTGCAAAAACATGTATGTAAATATGCTCCATGGTTTGGACCAAAAATCGCTACCGAAAGGACTTAACCCAAAGTATAAATTCAAGTAATCTATATGCTTAATTAGCCCAATAATCCAGCCCAATAAAAAAATAGCGACATTGATGTAAATTAATTTAATAGCAATGTTTCCGTTTATAAATTGATTTTTTAGTTTATTGATTAATTCCATCTTGGTAAGGTCTTTTTCCAGTTTCTAATGAGTATAAATCCGATAATTGCACCACCAATGTGTGCATAATGTGCAATATTGTCGCCTGGATTGCTCTGAATCGCCAGAACAAGCTCTAGCAATACATAAAGCGGAATAATGTATTTAGCTTTGATAGGAATTGGCGGAAAAATAAGCATTAAAACAGCATTTGGGAATAGCATTCCAAACGCAATCAAAACACCAAAAATTGCACCCGAAGCTCCTACCATAGGCGTTGAATAAATTGCACTTAGCGTCTCTAGCCCCGGGATTCCCATCATAGGCTTTAGCGTTGAGAGCAATGCCACTTGTTGTAGCGACAAATCTGCTGCGGCAATAAGTTGTTGTGCCTCAAGATAATTAGTTGCATTAAACAAAACATAAGCCCCCAAAGCCGAAGCAAAATAGAGGATAACATATCTTTTAGGTCCAAGCACCATTTCCACAGTAGAACCGAACATAAATAACGCCAACATATTGAAAAACAAGTGTGTCAAATCTCCGTGCATGAACATATGCGACAGGATTTGAAAACTTCTAAAGTTATCCGACAACGGATAAAATGCCCCAAGATATTCTCTCAAATCTATTCCATTGGTGCTAGAAAACACAAAGGTTGCCAAATAAAACAGCAAATTGATGATGATTAAATTCTTGGTAATCGGTGCTATTCTTTGAAACATTTAGTCTAATTTTTTTTGAATCTCTTGTAAAGAAAGTGAATAATATATTTTTTTCCCGAAAGGGCTATAATTAAATTGCTCTAGCTTAAACAATTCTTGTACCAAATGATTAATTTCTGCCTCATTGAGCGTAGTTCCCTTTTTCACTGCAGCACTTTTAGCCATGATTCGGCATAAATGTTCTTTGAGCTCTCCCAAATCATCTACGGATTCTTCCTCAAAAAAATGTTGTAAAATTTCAATCATATTTTCTTGAGAAATTTCAGACGGAATGGCATTGACCAAGCAAACATCGCCCTGCACTTCCATGTCAAATCCAAAGCTTAACCAATCTGAAAGCGACTCGTTGAGCAAACTTTTTTCTTTCTCATTAAGTGGATATTCAATCGGGAAAAGCAATTGCTGGCTTAAAGTGTTTTTCTGGGCTAAATTTTTGAAATTATAAAACAAAATAGTCTGATGCGCACGGTGCTGATCGATTAAAAGCAAATCGCCCTTGTATGTGGCTACGATATACGCATTATTCCACTGCAAGACTTGGCTTGTTTCTTGAATTTCCTCTTGTGGCACAAAAGTCGTTTGCAACTCTTC
This Ornithobacterium rhinotracheale DNA region includes the following protein-coding sequences:
- the argH gene encoding argininosuccinate lyase, whose protein sequence is MKLWDKGFSVDKQIENFTVGKDRELDLVLAKYDMLASKAQANMLAKVGLLSDEENQALQKALDELLKEEAEGKFVIDENFEDMHSKIEAELIKKCGDAGKKIHTARSRNDQVLVAIQLFHKEYLKEITEKVKKLIEIMLEKAEEHKNDLLPGYTHFQAAMPSSFGMWFSAYAENLLSDLAFVKAAHHVADQNPLGSGAGFGTSFPINRAQTTEEMGFNYMAVSSVGAQMLRGKTEKAVAFALAMLCGTLSKLSYDLVMYNSQDMGFVKLPNEMTTGSSIMPHKKNPDVFELTRAHCNRIQALPTDVMLTINNLPSGYHRDFQILKEILMEPMMQFHNILDILIFALPQLEIKDGFMDQEKYDSIYTVENINHMIQTGTPFRDAYKNVGLSVEDGSYEPHKEFKTSHEGSIHNLSLDIIKKKLNEFIL
- a CDS encoding SDR family oxidoreductase, whose protein sequence is MQMKDKVAYITGGTKGIGFGVAKLLVDNGMRVAISGRKLEDAQAAAQKLSSDESRVLGLSSDVSSLENEENAVKAILAKFGQLDVVLANAGVGHFAPVDELTPDQWHQMINTNLNGAFHTLKASVDALKKSKGYYISLASLAGTNFFATASGYNASKFGVVGFTQAAMLDLRKYDIKVSTIMPGSVATEFNNHTPSEADAWKIQPEDIGQIVWDLLQMNPRTLPSKIEVRPTKPA
- a CDS encoding (Fe-S)-binding protein, with translation MKVALFIPCYIDAVYPEVGIATLELLEKLGVEVEYPLNQTCCGQPMGNEGESAKKTEENFCKNFAGYDTIVCPAGSCVKHVREHMHSVEQTPEVKKIRQNTYELVEFIHDVLGIKDFSSVSFPHTIAIHNSCSAIRGLHLTSRSEWQEPRFNKTETLLARVKDINIIHIDRPDECCGFGGTFCATDPTVSGKMGSDKIADYTRHNVEYVVSPDMSCMMHQSGVASREKSELKFVHIAQVLNEGPF
- a CDS encoding lactate utilization protein B; the protein is MSQEKVDIVKNSAEFINQDNIHEPMHDRVLWASRMKRDKVASEIPEWEQLRDLASQIKEHTLSHLDQYVLQFAENAEKKGIIVHWAKDGDEHNQIVLDIIQKNNRSRLIKSKSMLQEECGMTPFLEQHGIEVVESDLGERIQQLSQERPSHIVVPAVHKTVEDVSKLFAEKIGTDPNNNDAVKLTEAMRQNARPKFLKADVGMTGANFAIAETGTFVVCTNEGNADLTASLPNLHIASIGIEKIIPRVEDMGVFIRLLSRSALGTPATQYTSHFSAPRDGAEMHIVLVDNGRSKRLGNDDFWKALKCIRCGACMNTCPVYRRSGGLAYGATYSGPIGIILDPSYDEEKYSELPFHSSLCGSCTEVCPVHINISDQIMKWRQVMVRHKHMPWARRKMFDAADQVLGSPKLFRTAEKVGHYAEKFAPDALIYFKANGYGEFHDMPEIKKQTFRDWYLKNRKE
- a CDS encoding DUF1304 domain-containing protein, with the protein product MTIELLYKLVTVLVALECFYIMYLETFATTSHQTAKVFGISPEKLAQKEVQNLFKNQGIYNGLLGVGLLYGLYFQPALIPVIFAYIALVASYGALTVHPKILLTQGGLPIIGLVLGLF
- a CDS encoding lactate utilization protein C, which encodes MTTKEKILNDIRQNLPKREKVAHPEIPTFEKEGVDLLATFKKNLEIAAGKWHEVNSIEEAQEIVKNEFPDAKVICSVTDEWQGNKPVGSIDHPQDLADVDLGIIRAEFGVAEMGMVWLTEKDLKVNAIGFLSQHLIILLDPNKLTENMHTAYHKLDLMGIKYGNFMMGPSATADIQATLVHGAQGARSLTVFFLPEA
- the radA gene encoding DNA repair protein RadA, with translation MAKAKTVFYCQNCGTRHAQWLGKCNACGEWNTIVEEVVEKNEPATPWKDDSVKTPVLFNIHDIPKTNEARITTKNAELDRVLGGGLVLGSVVLLGGEPGIGKSTLLLQVALSLNHLKVLYVSGEESATQIKLRAERIGIGTDSCFVLTETQTQKIFKQAKEIQPNVLIIDSIQTLQTQLVESSPGSVSQIRECTAELIRFAKQTNTPVILVGHITKEGNIAGPKILEHMVDVVLQFEGERNHIYRLLRAQKNRFGSTAELGIYEMQGVGLREVSNPSEVLISAKDQPLSGNAVASTMEGMRPMLIEIQALVSTAVYGTPQRSTTGYDIKRLNMLLAVLEKRAGFQLGAKDVFLNITGGIRVDDPAIDLAVVCAILSSYENETLPDNCCFAAEVGLSGEIRPVSRVDQRISEAEKLGYDVIFISKYNKVNTSNFNIRVEMLGNIGDLYKLLF
- a CDS encoding Rieske (2Fe-2S) protein, whose translation is MYKFKILNKNLLKQIIVSFIMICVLSCSSDQGRSNCMPRSYVNARYSLNTPQLIPLQSPMGYVVLNPDGTNGGRGLIIVNTGTRFLAYDRNAPQICPTAKSTLEVVDDIKVVCPENGAEWMLNTGMPINSATNGVPLYQYAVQQERNFIVIFN
- the greA gene encoding transcription elongation factor GreA, which translates into the protein MANLQYVTKEGLDKLREELKYLESVERPRISQQIAEARDKGDLSENAEYDAAKEAQGLLESKISKLQDQVANARVIDKSQLDSSKVSILSTVKIKNLANGQEMKYTLVPETEADLKAGKIAVSTPIAKGLLGKELGEKAEIKLPNGNVLNFEITELSLGEE
- a CDS encoding HIT family protein, with amino-acid sequence MASIFTKIINGEIPAYKIAENEDYIAFLDAFPIAKGHTLVVPKQETDRIWDLSPEQFNGLMAFAYKVAHAIEKSIDCNRVGVSVMGLEVPHAHVHLVPMNDMGEMNFANKIDISKEEMEEIRANIASNI
- the rfbD gene encoding dTDP-4-dehydrorhamnose reductase, encoding MKQVLVTGGNGQLGSCIQKIASNYPDFKFTFTDVATLDITNPEAVKEFFAQNTFDFVINCAAYTTVDLAETEQEIARKVNADAVGYLAEAARLQDAWFIHISTDYVFDGDFSTPILPDEKTNPLNIYGKTKLAGEELAFAHNPQTIVIRTAWVYSEFGKNFVKTMLRLFREKDELSVVNDQIGAPTNANDLALAILSILEKNRLKSGIYHFTNEGEISWFDFASAIRELSQSSITIHPVDSTAFPTVALRPKYSVLDLSSFKETFEQEIPDWKVSLEKLLQENDL